The genomic DNA CGCCCGGGGCCCGCCGACAGCCGCGCCGGCGCCGCTCCATGATGGACCGCATCGAACAGCGCTGGCAGCGCCGTCGCGACGAGCAAGGCCACTAGGCCCTCCGGGCGGCAGTCGAAGACATGCGTAAGGGGTGACCACCCACAGCAGGTGGTCACCCCTTACGCACGCCCTGAGCCGACCTCCAACGGCCCCCCGCACGGTCCCTGCCGCAGCCGCAGCCGCAGCCGCAGCCGCAGCCGCAGCCATAGCCGGGGCACCGCAGCAGCCACATCCCCGCAGCCTCACCAGTCCTCCGCAGTTTCCGCGGGCCCGGGGTGCCGGCGGAGCCCCACAGCCAGCCCAACAGCCAACGCCGCCCCCCGCCCCGGCCACCCACGCGAACGCCCCGCCCGCCGGGCGAACCCGGGCGGACGGGGCGTCTGACATGAGCCGGTTCAAACGGCCGTGCCAATCGGCAGTGCCAGTCAGCCGTTCAGCCAGCCGTTCAACCGTTCTGGCTCGACGGCCGTCTCGGCAGGGTCGGCCGACGGGCCGCCAGGTTCGTCCTCAGCGCCGTCCAGCGGTCGGACACCGCCCAGGCCATCCGGACAGCTGAACGCGGCGCCAGCAGAGCACGCAGGCGTGTCGGGCGGCTCACCGTGGAGTTCAGGGCACTCCCGACGAGGCGGGCGTCCTCCGCCAGCCCCGCCGTCGGGCGGGGGCGCGGCGCGTACAGAACCTGTTCCACCGCCGCCGCCAGCCGGTGCACCGCTGCCGCGGCCGCGGGATCCAGATGACCGAGACGGGCGATCCGGGCCGCGGCCTTGCGCGGTGTCTGGGACTCGTCCGGCGCGATCCCGTGGTCCCACGCCGTATCGGTCACCTCCTGCCAGGCCGCCAGGGCGTGGGCCGCCGCACTCTCCTCCGTACGGCCGTGCGTACCGAGCCGTACGGCCCGCACCCGCATCCGCCACAGCATCGGCAGGAACGGCAGCACCAGCACCACGAGCCCCACCAGGGTCCACAGCAGGATCCCGTACCACGGCGGACCGGCGTCGCCCGAGCCCGCCACGGCCTGCGCCGACTGGCTCGGGCACGCCTCCAGCTTCCGCTCCTGGGCCGAGCAGCTCGCACTCGCCGACGGCGCGGCCGACGGTGCGGCGGACGCCGACCGCGTCGGCTTCGGCACATCGGGACTGTCACCGGACGGGGTGTCCGACTGCGTGTACGTCGGCGTCGTCCCCCGGTTCGGGGTCGGCTCGAAGCGGGTCCAGCCCACGCCCTCGAAGTACAGCTCGGGCCAGGCGTGCGCGTCCCGCAGCCCCACCGACATCGAGCCGTCCGCCTGCGGCGAGCCCGGAGTGAAGCCCACCGCGACCCGGGCCGGTATCCCCAGCGTCCGCGCCATCGCGGCCATCGCGAAGGAGAAGTGGACGCAGAAGCCCTGCTTCTGCTTCAGGAACCGGGCGATCGCCGCGGAGCCGCTGCCCGCCTGCACCTGGGTGTCGTACGTGAACCCGCCGTTCACGGCGAAGTAGTCCTGGAGCTTGACCGCCTGCTCGTAGTGGTTCGCCGAGCCGTCCGTGACCTCGCGTGCCGTCCTGGCCACCACGGCCGGCAGCGAGTCGGGCACCTTGGTGAACTCGCGCTTCAGCGCCGCCGGCGGCTCGGGTGACAGGGCGAGCTGTTCCGCGGTCGGCTGCACGATCAGGCTCTTGACCGTGTACTGCGCACCCCGGGTGTTCTGGCCGTGGTCGCCGACGAGCGTGCGCCCGATCGGCTCGTACCGCCACTTGCCCTTGATCTGCACACCGGTCGCGGGGTACGGCATCGGCAGCCAGTCCTGCGCGTACCAGTCCGCCGCCGAGACACGGGTCTCGATCTCGGTCCGCCGTATGTCGGTGCCGAGCCCGATCGGCGTCTGGAAGGTGTCCGGCACCCCGACGATGTGCCGCTGGGCCGGCTTCCAGGACGTGCCGTCGAAGTCGTCCAGGGAGACGATCCGCAGATACATGTCCCGGGTGTTCTCGGTGTTGGTGCGGTACGACATGACCTGGCGGTCCTGATCCACGTTCAGACTGTCGCGCAGCGACACCAGCGGGTTCACCGCGGAGATCGTGCCGCCGTCGCCGGTCCCGGCGCCCACGCCGGTCCTGGCACCGTCCAGCAGCCCGCCGTCGAGCGCGGGCAGGCCGAGCGGCACGATCAGGGCGACGCCCAGCGCGACCGCGCCGATGCGCCGGCCGGTGCGCACGGGTGCCACGGCGCCGCCGGAGTCGGTGCCCGGCGCCCGGGCCGCGCCGCCGAAGACGCGCCCCCACTGGGAGAGGCGGTCGCGGCCCTCGGCCAGCAGCAGCATCAGATAGCCCGCGGCCGCGACCACGAACCACAGCCAGTCGGCCGCGCCGTCGGACAGCCCCGCGGCCACCGAGTACAGGGCGAGCAGCGGCAGTCCGGCCGGGGCCGCGGTGCGGAACGTCACCGCCAGCGCGTCGACCGCGAGCCCGATCACCAGGACGCCGCCGACCATCATCAGCCGGATCCCGGGAGACAGCGGCGCGGGTATCGCGTAACGCCCGACATCGTCCGTGCCCGACTGGAGCAACTCCCCGAAGCGTTGGAAGACGTCCGGCCCGGGGATGAAGCCGGCGAGGGCCTGTTCCCGGGCGAACGTCAGGGTCAGCAGCAGCAGGGTGACCAGCACCTGGCAGGCGATGGTCAGCGGCCGGGCCAGTGGGACCCGCCGGGTCAGCGCCCCGACCCCGGTCTGCACCGCCACCAGGAACGCCGCCTGGAAGAGCCAGGTCGGCGGATCGACCAGCGGCAGCAGCGCGCACGATGCCATCAGCGTCGCCGCCGCGGCACACAGCGCCAGGCGGGCGCGCCCGCTCATGACCGTCCCTCCGTACCGCTTCCGGCGCCGATGCCCATGCGCTGTCGGTCCGCCTGGCGCCACAGGTCGGCGAGTCCGGCTCCCCGTGGCACCTTCAGCGCCGTCCAGCCCGCCTCGCGCAGCATCCGCAGCCGCTCCTCGCTCTTGTCCAAGGGGCCCGGCACATCGGCCGCCTCGCGCACCCAGCTCTCACTGTCCAGCAGGAACGCCACCGCCCCACCGCTGCGCGGGCGCATCTTGGCGACCACCGTGGCCTGTTCCTCGTCGAGGTCGCCGAAGAAGGCGACCAGCAGGCCCTCGTTGCCCCCGCGCAGCACGTCGTAGGCGTGGGACAGGCCCGTGCCGTCCGAGTGGTCGATCACCGCGAGGGTGTCCATCATCAGTCCGGCCGCGTCGGCCGACTCCTGGCTCGCGCCCGCGAACCCGTCGGCCCCCTCGGCGGGCACCGAACTGCCGGTGTCCGTCAGCAGCCGCACCGAGAAGCCCCGTTCGAGCATGTGCACCAGCGTGGACGCCGCACCCGAGACCGCCCATTCGAACGCCGAGTCCGGGCCCGCGCCCTGGAAGGCGAGGCCCCTGGTGTCGAGGAACACCGTGCAGCGGGACCGCTGCGGCTGCTCCTCACGGCGGACCATCAGCTCGCCGTAGCGCGCGGTCAGCCGCCAGTGGACCCGGCGCAGATCGTCACCGTGCCGGTACCCGCGCGGGATCACGTCGTCCTCGCCCGCCAGCGCCAGTGCGCGCTGCCGCCCGTCGCCGTACCCCTTCGCCTCGCCGCTCAGCCGTACAGGCGGCAGCGGCTCCACGCGCGGGATGACCGTCAGGGTGTCGTACGTCGAGAAGGAGCGGGTCAGCTCGCACATGCCGAACGGGTCGGTGAGCCGCAGCTGGAGCGGGCCCAGCGGGTAGCGGCCGCGCAGATCGGAGCGCACGCGGTAGGACACCTCGCGGCGCCCGCCCGCCTCCACCCGGTCCAGGACGAACCGGGGGCGCGGCCCGAGCACGTACGGCACCCGGTCCTGGAGCATCAGCAGTCCGGTGGGCAGCCGCGAGACGTTGTCCATCCGCAGATGGACCCGGGCCTCGGAACCGGCGGGCACGCGCCCCGGGGACAGCCGGCGGCTGCCCGCGACCCGGTAGCGCGTGCGGTACAGCACGGTCGCGCACACCAGCGGCAGCACGGCCAGCAGCAGACCGACCCGGAGCAGATCGCTCTGCCCCAGGACGTAGGCGCAGATGGCGGCAGCGATGCCGGCGGCCAGGAAGGAGCGCCCGCGCGTGGTGAGACCGGCGAGGGCCGTGCGCAGCCCGCCCTTGTCCTCCTCGGGGGTGGGGGCCGGCGCCCCTTGCGTCATCACAGCCTCCGGGGTGGCTGCTGGCCGAAGGCGCCACGGCCCGTGGTGAAGCCCGCCTGCTGCTGGGGCGTCGCCGGCACGGCGGTGCGCTGAAGGATCTCCTGGACGACCTGTTCCGCCGTACGACGGTTCAGCTGGGCCTGAGCGGTGGGCAGCAGGCGGTGGGCCAGGACGGCCACGGCGAGCGCCTGTACGTCGTCCGGCAGGGCGTACTCCCGGCCGCTGAGCGCGGCGGACGCCTTCGCCGCGCGCAGCAGGTGCAGCGTGGCCCGCGGCGAGGCGCCGAGTCTCAGGTCGGGGTGGGTGCGCGTGGCCGCGACCAGGTCCACCGCGTACCTGCGGACCGACTCGGCGACATGGACCGAGCGCACCGCGTCGACCAGCTTCACGATCTCGTGCGCGTGCGCCACCGGCTGGAGGTCGTCCAGCGGGTTCACCCCGCCGTGGATGTCGAGCATCTCCAGCTCGGCCTCGGCGCTCGGATAGCCGATGGAGACCCGGGCCATGAAGCGGTCGCGCTGGGCCTCCGGAAGCGGGTAGGTGCCCTCCATCTCGACCGGGTTCTGCGTGGCCACCACCATGAACGGGCTCGGCAGCTCATAGGTGTGCCCGTCGATCGTGACCTGGCGTTCCTCCATCGACTCCAGGAGCGCGGACTGCGTCTTGGGCGAGGCGCGGTTGATCTCGTCGCCGATCACGATCTGCGCGAAGATCGCGCCCGGCTTGAACTCGAATTCCCGGCGCTGCTGGTCCCAGATGGACACACCCGTGATGTCCGAGGGCAGCAGGTCGGGCGTGAACTGGATACGCCGCACCGAGCAGTCGATGGACCGCGCCAGTGCCTTGGCGAGCATGGTCTTGCCGACGCCCGGGACATCCTCGATCAGAAGATGTCCCTCGGCGAGCAGCACGGTCAGCGAAAGCCGTACGACCTCTGGCTTGCCTTCGATCACTCCTTCCACCGAACTGCGGACGCGCTCCACAGTGGCGGTCAGATCTGTAAGGCTCGCTCGATCGTCATAGGTCGTCACCCGGCCCTCCTCGGCCCGTTCTTTCTCCGGGCCGACGCTCTGCGATGCGGACCGGCCCACCCCGAAACACGGACACCACGCGCATAGTTCCGCGTGACGTCACACCCGCATTCTTGTTGCCGTTACCGGTTCGTGTCACTCGCCTGTGGATAACTGGCCGCGATATGCCGGACTTACGACCTATTGCAATGCCGGGACCGGGGCTTTTTCCGTGACGAGAGTGCCCTGTGGGGCGCCGGCAGGACGGCTAGGCGGGGTCGATCTCGCGCAGCCGGCCCGTTTTCACGTCGAAGACGAAGCCGCGCACGTCGTCGGTGTGCAGCAGGAACGGGGAGGTCCGTACGCGCTGCATGGACTGCCGAACGTCCTGTTCGACGTCCCGGAAGGCCTCGACCGCCCAGGCCGGACGCTGTCCGACCTCCATCTCCAGCTCGTGCCGGAAGTCCTCGGTGAGGGACTCCAGACCGCAGCCGGTGTGGTGGATGAGGACCACGCTGCGGGTGCCGAGCGCCCGCTGGCTGATGGTGAGGGAGCGGATCACGTCGTCGGTGACCACACCGCCCGCGTTGCGGATGGTGTGGCAGTCGCCCAGTTCCAGGCCGAGCGCGGCATGCAGGTCGAGCCGGGCGTCCATGCAGGCGACCACGGCGACGTGCAGGACGGGGCGCGCGTCCATGCCGGGGTCGGAGAACGCGGCGGCGTACCGCTGGTTCGCGTCGATCAGGCGGTCGGTCACGGTGCCGTCGGTGGATATGGCGTCTTCGGGTTCAGTGGGAACGGATGCGGAAGTCGTCATACCTATGACGGTACTGGTCACCTGCGGTCGGGGCGCGCTGTGAGTGGGGACAAAGAACGCCATCGTGACGTGTTGTGAGGTAACCCACACGAGGGGTTGCTCAGTGCCCGTATGGGTGATTGCCATGGATTTGCGGCTTCGCCGGGGCGGGGGTACGCGACGCGCAGGCCGGTTGATTGACCGGAAGACAGGGTGGACTAAAGTGACGCGAAGTGGGAGGCGAGGCGCTCTCCCTGCGGATTGTTCACCCCAGGAGACCTCGGCCATGTGCCGGAATCTCCCCGCGTGCGCGGCGCGTACGTACGGCTCGGCCTCCTCCCGCTCCGGTCCGCTGACGCTTCCGGCGCCGGCAGGCCTCCCCGTCACCGGGGGCACCTCCCAGCGTCAGCCGGGGGAGGGCGGGGACCCGGCGGTGCGTGCGCCCCGCGCCGGACCTGAGAGGGCCCCTTGAGCCAGAGTCGACACGTCCCGGTCATGCTCCAGCGGTGCCTGGACATGCTGGCCCCGGCCCTCACCGAGCCAGGAGCCGTCGTCGTCGACTGCACCCTTGGTCTCGGCGGCCACAGCGAGGCGCTGCTGACGCAGTTCCCCGAAGCCCGGCTCGTCGCCCTGGACCGGGACAAGGAGGCGCTGCGCCTGTCCGGTGAGCGGCTCGCCCCCTTCGGTGACCGCGCCACCCTGGTGCACGCGGTCTACGACGAGCTGCCCGACGTACTCGACCGGCTGGGCGTGCCCCGCGTCCAGGGCGTCCTGTTCGATCTCGGCGTCTCCTCCATGCAACTCGACGAGGCCGACCGCGGCTTCGCCTACGCCCAGGACGCCCCCCTCGACATGCGCATGGACCAGACGACCGGCATCAGCGCCGCCGAGGTCCTCAACACCTACCCGCCGGGCGAGATCGTCCGGATCCTGCGGGCGTACGGCGAGGAGAAGCAGGCCAAGCGGATCGTCTCGGCCATCGTGCGCGAGCGCGAGAAGGAGCCGTTCAGCAACAGCGCGCGGCTGGTGGAACTGATCCGTGACTCGCTCCCGCAGGCCGCCAAGCGCACCGGCGGCAACCCCGCCAAGCGCACCTTCCAGGCCCTGCGCATCGAGGTCAACGGTGAGCTGTCCGTCCTGGAGAGGGCGATTCCCGCGGCCGTGAAGGCGCTCGCCGTCGGCGGCAGGATCGCCGTCCTGTCGTACCACTCGCTCGAAGACCGCCTGGTGAAGCAGGTGTTCGCGGCCGGTGCCGCCACCACCGCGCCGCCCGGTCTGCCGGTGGTCCCCGAGCGCTACCAGCCCCGGCTCAAGCTCCTCACGCGTGGTGCCGAACTTCCCACCGAGGAAGAGATCGCCGAGAACCGGCGGGCCGCCCCGGCGCGGCTGCGCGGCGCGCAGCGCATCCGCGAGGACGCCGAGTGAGTCGTACGACATGAGACGAAGGGGAGGGCGCGTGAGCGGGAAACCTCAACTGAAGGGCCGGGCCGCGCGGCTCGCGCGGCTCTTCCCGGCCGGCGCGGGACAGGCCGCCCGCGCCCCCTTCGTCCTGCTGGTCGTCCTGCTGCTCGGCGGCGGACTCATCGGCCTCCTGGTACTGAACTCCGCGCTCAGTGAGGGCTCGTTCAAGCTCGACGACCTCCAGAAGGAGACGAAGAGCCTCACCGACGAGGAGCAGGCGCTCCAGCGGGACGTGGACGCCTACTCCGCCCCCGACGCCCTCCAGCGCCGCGCCCGCGAACTCGGCATGGTCCCCGGCGGCGACCCGGCCTTCCTCGATCCCGACGGCACCGTCAAGGGCGTCCCCCGAGCCGCCGGGCAGTCCTCGCTGCGGACCTCGGCGGTGCGCCCGCCCGAGGTCCTCTCCCCGTACCCGGCGCCGCCGCCCGCGCAGTCGCACCCCCTCGGCGCACCCGCCACGACCACCCAGCCCGCACTCCCCTCCTCGACTACCGGCAGGTGACGGAAGTGTCCGACAGGGAACCGCCGCGCCGCCGCGTGCCCGGACCCGCCAGGCCCGTACGCCCCGGCAACCAGCGCCGACCCGGCCCGGGCGCCCGCCCCGCGCGCCGCCCCGCCCCGTCCCGCGGCCCCGCCCCGCGCACGATCCGGCTCGGCAGCCCCCGGCCCCGGCTGCGCATGGTCAGCCTGGCGCTCACCCTGGTGATGATCGCCTTCGTCGTACGGCTGCTCCAGGTGCAGGCCGTCGACGCGAGCACGTATGCCGCCAAGGCCGACAAGAACCGGTACGTCGGCCATGTCCTGACCGCCGAGCGCGGCGGCATCACCGACCGCGGGGGAGTGGCGCTCGCGATCAGCGTGGACGCCAACGACATCACGGCCGACCCCACGATGTTCACCCGCAAGCAGCTCAAGATCGACGACGGTCCCGAGCAGGCCGCCGCGCTCCTCGCGCCGATCCTCGGCCAGGACCAGGCGACGCTCACCGAGAAGCTCAGGACCAGCAACACGCAGTACGTCCTGCTCGCCCGCCGTCAGACCCCCCAGGTCTGGAAGCAGATCAAGGACCTGAAGACCGCCCTCACCAAAAAGGCCGAGAGCGACGGGAGCACCGTGAACGTCCTCGCGGGCGTCTTCCAGGACCCCAGCAGCAAGCGCGTCTATCCGAACGGCGACCTCGCCGCCGGGATACTGGGCTGGGTCAACGCCGAGGGCAAGGGCGGAGGCGGGATCGAGCAGCAGCTGAACAAGGAGCTCACCGGCAAGGACGGCAAGATCCGCTACGCCCAGTCCGGCGGCCGTCTGGTGCCCACCGCGGGCTCCACCGAGACCCCCGCCGTGGCCGGCTCCGACGTCGAGCTGACCATCGACCGCGACATCCAGTGGGCCGCGCAGAACGCCATCACCGAGCAGGTGGAGAAGTCCGGGGCGGACCGCGGCTACGTGATGGTGCAGGACACCAGGACCGGCGAGATCCTGGCCATGGCCAACTCGCCCGGCTTCGACCCCAACGACCTGTCCAAGGCCAGCTCGGCGGCCCTCGGCAACGCGGCCCTCCAGGACGCGTACGAGCCCGGCTCCACCGCCAAGGTCATGTCCATGGCCGCCGTGCTGGAGGAGAACGTCGCCACACCCGAGACACATGTCGTCGTGCCCAACCGGCTGCACCGCGGCGACCGGCTCTTCCAGGACGACATCGACCACCCGACCTGGAACCTGACGCTCAACGGCGTGCTCGCCAAGTCCAGCAACATCGGCACCATCCTGGCGGCGGGACAGCTCGGCAAGACGCAGAAGCAGGCCAACGAGGTCCTGTACTCGTACATGCGCAAGTTCGGCATCGGCCTCCCCACCGGGCTCGGCTTCCCGGGCGAGACCTCCGGCAT from Streptomyces avermitilis MA-4680 = NBRC 14893 includes the following:
- a CDS encoding DUF58 domain-containing protein, with the protein product MTQGAPAPTPEEDKGGLRTALAGLTTRGRSFLAAGIAAAICAYVLGQSDLLRVGLLLAVLPLVCATVLYRTRYRVAGSRRLSPGRVPAGSEARVHLRMDNVSRLPTGLLMLQDRVPYVLGPRPRFVLDRVEAGGRREVSYRVRSDLRGRYPLGPLQLRLTDPFGMCELTRSFSTYDTLTVIPRVEPLPPVRLSGEAKGYGDGRQRALALAGEDDVIPRGYRHGDDLRRVHWRLTARYGELMVRREEQPQRSRCTVFLDTRGLAFQGAGPDSAFEWAVSGAASTLVHMLERGFSVRLLTDTGSSVPAEGADGFAGASQESADAAGLMMDTLAVIDHSDGTGLSHAYDVLRGGNEGLLVAFFGDLDEEQATVVAKMRPRSGGAVAFLLDSESWVREAADVPGPLDKSEERLRMLREAGWTALKVPRGAGLADLWRQADRQRMGIGAGSGTEGRS
- a CDS encoding AAA family ATPase produces the protein MTTYDDRASLTDLTATVERVRSSVEGVIEGKPEVVRLSLTVLLAEGHLLIEDVPGVGKTMLAKALARSIDCSVRRIQFTPDLLPSDITGVSIWDQQRREFEFKPGAIFAQIVIGDEINRASPKTQSALLESMEERQVTIDGHTYELPSPFMVVATQNPVEMEGTYPLPEAQRDRFMARVSIGYPSAEAELEMLDIHGGVNPLDDLQPVAHAHEIVKLVDAVRSVHVAESVRRYAVDLVAATRTHPDLRLGASPRATLHLLRAAKASAALSGREYALPDDVQALAVAVLAHRLLPTAQAQLNRRTAEQVVQEILQRTAVPATPQQQAGFTTGRGAFGQQPPRRL
- a CDS encoding transglutaminaseTgpA domain-containing protein, coding for MSGRARLALCAAAATLMASCALLPLVDPPTWLFQAAFLVAVQTGVGALTRRVPLARPLTIACQVLVTLLLLTLTFAREQALAGFIPGPDVFQRFGELLQSGTDDVGRYAIPAPLSPGIRLMMVGGVLVIGLAVDALAVTFRTAAPAGLPLLALYSVAAGLSDGAADWLWFVVAAAGYLMLLLAEGRDRLSQWGRVFGGAARAPGTDSGGAVAPVRTGRRIGAVALGVALIVPLGLPALDGGLLDGARTGVGAGTGDGGTISAVNPLVSLRDSLNVDQDRQVMSYRTNTENTRDMYLRIVSLDDFDGTSWKPAQRHIVGVPDTFQTPIGLGTDIRRTEIETRVSAADWYAQDWLPMPYPATGVQIKGKWRYEPIGRTLVGDHGQNTRGAQYTVKSLIVQPTAEQLALSPEPPAALKREFTKVPDSLPAVVARTAREVTDGSANHYEQAVKLQDYFAVNGGFTYDTQVQAGSGSAAIARFLKQKQGFCVHFSFAMAAMARTLGIPARVAVGFTPGSPQADGSMSVGLRDAHAWPELYFEGVGWTRFEPTPNRGTTPTYTQSDTPSGDSPDVPKPTRSASAAPSAAPSASASCSAQERKLEACPSQSAQAVAGSGDAGPPWYGILLWTLVGLVVLVLPFLPMLWRMRVRAVRLGTHGRTEESAAAHALAAWQEVTDTAWDHGIAPDESQTPRKAAARIARLGHLDPAAAAAVHRLAAAVEQVLYAPRPRPTAGLAEDARLVGSALNSTVSRPTRLRALLAPRSAVRMAWAVSDRWTALRTNLAARRPTLPRRPSSQNG
- the rsmH gene encoding 16S rRNA (cytosine(1402)-N(4))-methyltransferase RsmH; the protein is MSQSRHVPVMLQRCLDMLAPALTEPGAVVVDCTLGLGGHSEALLTQFPEARLVALDRDKEALRLSGERLAPFGDRATLVHAVYDELPDVLDRLGVPRVQGVLFDLGVSSMQLDEADRGFAYAQDAPLDMRMDQTTGISAAEVLNTYPPGEIVRILRAYGEEKQAKRIVSAIVREREKEPFSNSARLVELIRDSLPQAAKRTGGNPAKRTFQALRIEVNGELSVLERAIPAAVKALAVGGRIAVLSYHSLEDRLVKQVFAAGAATTAPPGLPVVPERYQPRLKLLTRGAELPTEEEIAENRRAAPARLRGAQRIREDAE
- a CDS encoding beta-class carbonic anhydrase; translated protein: MTTSASVPTEPEDAISTDGTVTDRLIDANQRYAAAFSDPGMDARPVLHVAVVACMDARLDLHAALGLELGDCHTIRNAGGVVTDDVIRSLTISQRALGTRSVVLIHHTGCGLESLTEDFRHELEMEVGQRPAWAVEAFRDVEQDVRQSMQRVRTSPFLLHTDDVRGFVFDVKTGRLREIDPA
- a CDS encoding FtsB family cell division protein; the encoded protein is MSGKPQLKGRAARLARLFPAGAGQAARAPFVLLVVLLLGGGLIGLLVLNSALSEGSFKLDDLQKETKSLTDEEQALQRDVDAYSAPDALQRRARELGMVPGGDPAFLDPDGTVKGVPRAAGQSSLRTSAVRPPEVLSPYPAPPPAQSHPLGAPATTTQPALPSSTTGR
- a CDS encoding peptidoglycan D,D-transpeptidase FtsI family protein, encoding MSDREPPRRRVPGPARPVRPGNQRRPGPGARPARRPAPSRGPAPRTIRLGSPRPRLRMVSLALTLVMIAFVVRLLQVQAVDASTYAAKADKNRYVGHVLTAERGGITDRGGVALAISVDANDITADPTMFTRKQLKIDDGPEQAAALLAPILGQDQATLTEKLRTSNTQYVLLARRQTPQVWKQIKDLKTALTKKAESDGSTVNVLAGVFQDPSSKRVYPNGDLAAGILGWVNAEGKGGGGIEQQLNKELTGKDGKIRYAQSGGRLVPTAGSTETPAVAGSDVELTIDRDIQWAAQNAITEQVEKSGADRGYVMVQDTRTGEILAMANSPGFDPNDLSKASSAALGNAALQDAYEPGSTAKVMSMAAVLEENVATPETHVVVPNRLHRGDRLFQDDIDHPTWNLTLNGVLAKSSNIGTILAAGQLGKTQKQANEVLYSYMRKFGIGLPTGLGFPGETSGILAPAAKWSTSQQYTIPFGQGVSINAMQAASVYSTIANGGVRVEPTLVRGTKGPDGRFTPAPRPKKTRVVSEKTAKTLAQMLESVVDDEEGTGAKARIPGYRVAGKTGTANRVDPATGKYHGYTSSFAGFAPADNPRITVYCAIQNATQGSYFGGQICGPIYKQVMEFALKTLQVPPTGAGAAHLPVTFTP